One window of Chamaesiphon minutus PCC 6605 genomic DNA carries:
- a CDS encoding NAD(P)H-quinone oxidoreductase subunit F, translating into MYDIVIQTAWLIPCYPLFGAILALPWSLGWSGELGTRPAGYVNILMAGIAFIHSVVSLVIGWDLPSQEISYSWLHTSTLDINFPIQVSAITLTAVSVVAGINFVSQIYSVGYLEMDWSWARFFSLMNCFGAGICGLVLSNSLFFTYVFLELLTLATYLLVGFWFAQSLVITGARDAFWTKRVGDIILLMGVIAIYPIAGTWNFTELATWSQTAKLDPTVALLLGLSLSAGPLGKCAQIPFQLWLDEAMEAPIPATVLRNAVVVGAGAFVLIKLSPVISLSPILLTTLVILGVSTAICCSLIAIAQVDMKRVLSYTLSAYIGLVFIAIGTQNLDSARFILFNESFGMSLLYMGIGAIIWTNVTQDLTQLGGLWSRRPFTGSALLVAIASFIALPPLGGFWGFLQLIDGLWLEQPWLVGVILIVNTLTSFSLTRLFCMIFLGKVKPMSERSVEPFWLISLPVITTAVFICHLPLMLRNLDLLPSWGALDTMFAPLLVWSSISGITISAVIYSVNAIPKPVKLPMPAIQNFFAYDFYVQRFYQLTIVLLVATSARITNWFDRYIVDGFVNIIGLGTLFGGQTLKYTTSGQSQFYVLVAFTGIILVGLMMGLFV; encoded by the coding sequence ATGTATGACATAGTTATCCAAACAGCATGGTTAATTCCGTGCTACCCACTCTTCGGAGCTATCTTGGCACTGCCTTGGTCTTTAGGCTGGTCGGGGGAACTCGGCACTAGACCAGCAGGTTATGTGAATATTCTGATGGCGGGGATCGCCTTCATTCATTCAGTGGTATCCCTAGTAATTGGTTGGGACTTGCCCTCACAAGAAATAAGTTATAGTTGGCTGCATACTAGCACCCTAGATATTAATTTCCCAATTCAGGTTTCGGCGATTACGTTGACTGCTGTGAGTGTCGTTGCGGGCATCAATTTTGTCTCGCAGATCTATAGCGTGGGCTATCTAGAGATGGATTGGAGCTGGGCGCGATTCTTCTCACTGATGAATTGTTTCGGTGCGGGAATTTGCGGTTTGGTGCTATCAAATTCGCTATTTTTTACTTATGTTTTTCTCGAATTGCTAACTCTAGCGACTTATTTATTAGTCGGCTTTTGGTTTGCTCAATCGCTGGTAATTACTGGCGCGCGGGATGCGTTTTGGACGAAGCGAGTGGGCGATATTATCCTGCTGATGGGCGTAATTGCCATTTATCCGATCGCCGGAACGTGGAATTTTACCGAGTTAGCAACTTGGTCGCAAACGGCAAAATTAGACCCGACAGTAGCCTTATTACTGGGTTTATCTCTCAGCGCAGGCCCGTTGGGTAAATGCGCTCAGATTCCCTTCCAGCTATGGCTGGATGAAGCCATGGAAGCACCAATTCCGGCCACGGTATTGCGGAATGCGGTGGTTGTCGGTGCGGGGGCGTTTGTATTAATTAAACTATCTCCAGTGATTTCGCTATCGCCGATTTTATTAACTACGCTAGTAATTTTAGGCGTATCGACGGCGATTTGTTGTTCGCTAATCGCGATCGCCCAGGTCGATATGAAGCGGGTACTTTCCTATACATTGAGTGCTTATATCGGTTTGGTATTTATCGCGATCGGCACCCAAAATTTAGACTCTGCTAGATTTATTTTGTTCAACGAGTCCTTTGGGATGTCTTTGCTATACATGGGCATCGGTGCGATTATTTGGACGAATGTTACTCAAGATTTAACCCAGTTAGGTGGTTTATGGTCGCGCCGTCCTTTTACTGGATCTGCGCTCTTAGTCGCGATCGCGTCTTTTATTGCACTACCGCCTTTGGGTGGATTTTGGGGCTTTTTACAATTAATCGATGGTTTATGGTTAGAGCAACCTTGGTTAGTGGGCGTAATTTTAATTGTAAATACACTCACATCATTTAGCTTGACTCGATTATTTTGTATGATTTTCTTGGGTAAAGTCAAACCAATGAGCGAACGATCGGTCGAGCCGTTTTGGTTGATTAGTTTACCTGTCATTACTACCGCTGTTTTTATCTGCCATCTGCCACTTATGTTACGCAATCTCGATTTATTACCGAGTTGGGGTGCATTAGATACGATGTTTGCGCCGTTGTTAGTATGGTCGAGTATTTCGGGCATTACGATTAGTGCTGTAATTTATAGTGTCAATGCCATCCCCAAACCCGTGAAGCTACCGATGCCTGCAATTCAGAACTTTTTTGCATATGATTTCTACGTCCAGCGTTTTTATCAATTGACAATCGTGTTGCTAGTAGCAACTAGCGCGCGGATTACTAATTGGTTCGATCGATATATTGTCGATGGATTCGTTAATATCATTGGTTTGGGGACATTATTTGGCGGACAGACTCTCAAATATACAACTTCCGGACAATCGCAGTTTTATGTTTTGGTGGCTTTTACTGGCATTATATTGGTCGGCCTAATGATGGGATTATTTGTCTAA